GTGATACCATTTTACTTACTTTATTGAACAACTCAAATCTTAAAAATATCTCATGTGAACCAGAGTTATATTTTCTCAAATGGGTTGTTTCTGTATCATAGCTATAACCAATAAATAAACCATCAGTTACTTGAAAACCTGCTAATCCACTTACTGCTGCATCCCAACGATAAGCAGCTCCAAGCATCAATTTATCAAAGAATAAGAAGTTACCTGAAACATCTACTTGTAATGGCGCACCAGTTACTACCTTAGTCAAGAAAGCGGGTTTGAACTTTATTGATTCAGATAAATCAAATACATATCCTCCAATAGCATAGAAGTTCATTCTTTCTTGAAAAACAGCTACATCATTGTCGTTGTATTTGGTTTCTTGTAAAAAGTTAGGAACAGAAAGTCCAAAATACAATTTTTCAGAGTGTAAATAAAGACCAGCACCAAAGTTTGGTTTAAGTTTACTATTATAATTTTGAAGATTTGGATCATTTAGGTGTTGTGGATCTAATTTATCTGCATCCAAAGTAAACATATTTCCAGAAGCTTTTATACCAAACGATAATTTGTAATCTTCAGACATTGGAATGGTATACGATACATCAGCCGAAATAGTGTTGTCAGTTGTTGGTCCGATTCTATCGTTAACTAATGAAAGTCCAATACCTAAATTACTATTGTTGATTGGGGTGTTTAGAGAGAAAGCATTGGTAACTGGTGCACCATCTAAACCTACCCATTGGGTACGATGCAATCCAAAAATACTCATTACTCCTCTCGATCCTGCATAGGCGGGATTAATATTTATGGTGTTATACATGTATTGGGTAAACTGGGCATCTTGTTGAGCAAAACCAGTGTAACACGTTAACATCAAAGCGAAAATTAAAATTTTTGTTCTCATATTTTCTATTTTTTATCCTGAGGGTTTTTCAACCCTCAGGAATTAGTAGGGTTTTTTATCTAGTAAGGTATAAGTATCCGTCTTTATTAACAGTTTGTCCATCCGATGTTGTCCACTGTACAATATAGAAATACGTTCCAGTTGGCAATTCTTGAGATTTGCTTACAGTTGCTCTTCCTTCAGAGATACCAATGAATTTCTTAGAACTGTTATCATAGTTGTCTGCTTCATATACTAATACTCCCCAACGGTTGTAAATTTCAACCTTATTGGTTGGATAACACCCGAAATCTTCAATATGTTCAATATCAAAGAACTCATTCAGTCCATCACCATTTGGTGTAATTGCATTATGTATTTTTATGTTTTCACAAGGTAAAACAACACCACATTCTTTAATCGGTACAACTATATTTATTTTTTGAGGACAAGTACCTGTTTGAATATTATATGAGAATGTATAAGTACCATCAGCTACACCTTCTGCATTAAGAACTGAACCGTTTAAACTACCAACATTATTCTCGTTTACCCATGTTCCAGTTGTTGGAGTTCCAGTAGGTAAATAAGTGGCTAAATCAGTTGTAACTCCAATTTGGTCATTACAAATCTCATTAGTTACGTTTATATTCGTTACATCAGCTACTTGTGTTACGGTAACAAATCTAATAATTTGAGTTTCGTTTCCACAAGCATCACGCACTATCCATGTCCATGTAATAGTGTAAACACCATTTATTGGTTGAGATTGTGTTTGAGTGAACGTTGGTTGTTCAACTGCTGAACAATTATCTGTAAAGTCTGAAGCAGTTAATACTGGAGCACTTGGGATATTATTACAAGTTGCAGGTATTTTAACAGGAATTACAGGTATCAATTGCGGACCAGTTTTGTCAGTTACATCAATTTCTTGAGTTAAACGAATTGGATTCTCATTTCCACAAGCATCGGTAGCTACCCAAGTTCTTATTATTTTATAATTAGATGGACAACTTCCTTGTAATACAGTTTGAATCATATTCACAGTTGCCGTTCCACAATTATCACTCGCTGTTATAACTGCAGGAGCTGGAATGTTATCACAAGATGCAGCTACATTTGCTGGAGCACTTTGATCGAACGTTGGAGGAATAGTATCATTAACACTAATCGTTTGTGATGTTGAAGATGTGTTACCACAAGCATCAACAAAAGTCCATTTTCTAGTTACAGTGAATGAATTTGGACAAAGTCCAGGAACAGTAGTATCAACTCCTAGTACAGTTATAGCACCAGTACAATTATCCATAGCTGTAAGTGATATCATAGCAGGAACTTCACCACTACAAGTTGCAAATATTGGAGCTGGAGCTGCAGGAGCTACAGGCGCAATGTTATCTGTTACTGTGATCGTTTGAGTTTGAGGAGCCGCAGCATTACCACACGCATCCACAAGAGTCCAAGTACGAGTAATTATTTTAGAACCAGCACATTGACCGTTAGCCACACTATCAGTAAATGTAGCTTGTAAATCAGACGAACAGTTGTCAGCCTCATTAGTTACATCACCAGTTAGAGCTACCGATGCATCGAAAGTACAATCAGCTGTTGTGAATATTTCAGTATTCGCAGGGGCAGTGAAAGTAGGAGCAATGTTATCTGTTACCGTGATCGTTTGAGTTTGAGGAGCCGCAGCATTACCACAAGCATCCACAAGAGTCCAAGTACGAGTAATTATTTTAGAACCAGCACATTGACCGTTAGCCACACTATCAGTAAATGTAGCTTGTAAATCAGACGAACAGTTGTCGGCCTCATTAGTTACATCACCAGTTAGAGCTACCGATGCATCGAAAGTACAATCAGCCGTTGTGAATATTTCAGTATTCGCAGGGGCAGTGAAAGTAGGAGCAATGTTATCTGTTACCGTGATCGTTTGAGTTTGAGGAGCCGCAGCATTACCACACGCATCCACAAGAGTCCAAGTACGAGTAATTATTTTAGAACCAGCACATTGACCGTTAGCCACACTATCAGTAAATGTAGCTTGTAAATCAGACGAACAGTTGTCGGCCTCATTAGTTACATCACCAGTTAGAGCTACCGATGCATCGAAAGTACAATCAGCCGTTGTGAATATTTCAGTATTCGCAGGGGCAGTGAAAGTAGGAGCAATGTTATCTGTTACTGTGATCGTTTGAGTTTGAGGAGCCGCAGCATTACCACAAGCATCCACAAGAGTCCAAGTACGAGTAATTATTTTTGAACCAGCACATTGACCGTTAGTCACACTATCAGTAAATATAGCTTGTAAATCAGACGAACAGTTGTCAGCCTCATTAGTTACATCACCAGTTAGAGCTACAGACGCATCGAAAGTACAATCAGCCGTTGTGAATATTTCAGTATTCGCAGGGGCAGTGAAAGTAGGTGCTACAGTATCATGTATTGTAAATGTAGCTGAAGATGTAGATGAATTGTTGCAAGCATCAGTAGCAGTAAATATTACTGTTACAGCGGCTGAACAATTGTTGGAGATAGCATTGAAATTATTAGTCCAAGTTACATTTGAACAATTATCAGATGCAATAGCTCCACCATTTGAATTCAACCATGCTTGTAGCTCATCTGTATTACCAGAACCATTACATTGTACAACTATATTTGTAGCTGCAGTAGTGAAAGTAGGAGCAATGTTATCTGTTACTGTGATCGTTTGAGTTTGAGGAGCCGCAGCATTACCACAAGCATCCACAAGAGTCCAAGTACGAGTAATTATTTTAGAACCAGCACATTGACCGTTAGCCACACTATCAGTAAATGTAGCTTGTAAATCAGACGAACAGTTGTCGGCCTCATTAGTTACATCACCAGTTAGAGCTACCGATGCATCGAAAGTACAATCAGCCGTTGTGAATATTTCAGTATTCGCAGGGGCAGTGAAAGTAGGAGCAATGTTATCTGTTACTGTGATCGTTTGAGTTTGAGGAGCCGCAGCATTACCACAAGCATCCACAAGAGTCCAAGTACGAGTAATTATTTTTGAACCAGCACATTGACCGTTAGCCACACTATCAGTAAATGTAGCTTGTAAATCAGACGAACAGTTGTCAGCCTCATTAGTTACATCACCAGTTAGAGCTACCGAAGCATCGAAAGTACAATCAGCCGTTGTGAATATTTCAGTATTCGCTGGCGCAGTGAAAGTAGGAGCAATGTTATCGGTTACTGTGATCGTTTGAGTTTGAGGAGCCGCAGCATTACCACACGCATCCACAAGAGTCCAAGTACGAGTAATTATTTTAGAACCAGCACATTGACCGTTAGCCACACTATCAGTAAATGTAGCTTGTAAATCAGACGAACAGTTGTCAGCCTCATTAGTTACATCACCAGTTAGAGCTACCGATGCATCGAAAGTACAATCAGCTGTTGTGAATATTTCAGTATTCGCAGGGGCAGTGAAAGTAGGAGCAATGTTATCGGTTACCGTGATGGTTTGAGTTTGAGGAGCCGCAGCATTACCACACGCATCCACAAGAGTCCAAGTACGAGTAATTATTTTCGAACCAGCACATTGACCGTTAGTCACACTATCAGTAAATGTAGCTTGTAAATCAGACGAACAGTTGTCAGCCTCATTAGTTACATCACCAGTTAGAGCTACAGACGCATCGAAAGTACAATCAGCCGTTGTGAATATTTCAGTATTCGCAGGGGCAGTGAAAGTAGGTGCAATGTTATCTGTTACTGTGATCGTTTGAGTTTGAGGAGCCGCAGCATTACCACAAGCATCCACAAGAGTCCAAGTACGAGTAATTATTTTAGAACCAGCACATTGACCGTTAGCCACACTATCAGTAAATGTAGCTTGTAAATCAGACGAACAGTTGTCAGCCTCATTAGTTACATCACCAGTTAGAGCTACCGATGCATCGAAAGTACAATCAGCCGTTGTGAATATTTCAGTATTCGCAGGGGCAGTGAAAGTAGGTGCAATGTTATCTGTTACTGTGATCGTTTGAGTTTGAGGAGCCGCAGCATTACCACAAGCATCCACAAGAGTCCAAGTACGAGTAATTATTTTAGAACCAGCACATTGACCGTTAGCCACACTATCAGTAAATGTAGCTTGTAAATCAGACGAACAGTTGTCAGCCTCATTAGTTACATCACCAGTTAGAGCTACCGATGCATCGAAAGTACAATCAGCCGTTGTGAATATTTCAGTATTCGCAGGGGCAGTGAAAGTAGGAGCAATGTTATCTGTTACTGTGATCGTTTGAGTTTGAGGAGCCGCAGCATTACCACAAGCATCCACAAGAGTCCAAGTACGAGTAATTATTTTTGAACCAGCACATTGACCGTTAGTCACACTATCAGTAAATATAGCTTGTAAATCAGACGAACAGTTGTCAGCCTCATTAGTTACATCACCAGTTAGAGCTACAGACGCATCGAAAGTACAATCAGCCGTTGTGAATATTTCAGTATTCGCAGGGGCAGTGAAAGTAGGTGCTACAGTATCATGTATTGTAAATGTAGCTGAAGATGTAGATGAATTGTTGCAAGCATCAGTAGCAGTAAATATTACTGTTACAGCGGCTGAACAATTGTTGGAGATAGCATTGAAATTATTAGTCCAAGTTACATTTGAACAATTATCAGATGCAATAGCTCCACCATTTGAATTCAACCATGCTTGTAGCTCATCTGTATTACCAGAACCATTACATTGTACAACTATATTTGTAGCTGCAGTAGTGAAAGTAGGAGCAATGTTATCTGTTACTGTGATCGTTTGAGTTTGAGGAGCCGCAGCATTACCACAAGCATCCACAAGAGTCCAAGTACGAGTAATTATTTTAGAACCAGCACATTGACCGTTAGCCACACTATCAGTAAATGTAGCTTGTAAATCAGACGAACAGTTGTCGGCCTCATTAGTTACATCACCAGTTAGAGCTACCGATGCATCGAAAGTACAATCAGCCGTTGTGAATATTTCAGTATTCGCAGGGGCAGTGAAAGTAGGAGCAATGTTATCTGTTACTGTGATCGTTTGAGTTTGAGGAGCCGCAGCATTACCACAAGCATCCACAAGAGTCCAAGTACGAGTAATTATTTTTGAACCAGCACATTGACCGTTAGCCACACTATCAGTAAATGTAGCTTGTAAATCAGACGAACAGTTGTCAGCCTCATTAGTTACATCACCAGTTAGAGCTACCGAAGCATCGAAAGTACAATCAGCCGTTGTGAATATTTCAGTATTCGCTGGCGCAGTGAAAGTAGGAGCAATGTTATCTGTTACTGTGATCGTTTGAGTTTGAGGAGCCGCAGCATTACCACACGCATCCACAAGAGTCCAAGTACGAGTAATTATTTTAGAACCAGCACATTGACCGTTAGCCACACTATCAGTAAATGTAGCTTGTAAATCAGACGAACAGTTGTCAGCCTCATTAGTTACATCACCAGTTAGAGCTACCGATGCATCGAAAGTACAATCAGCTGTTGTGAATATTTCAGTATTCGCAGGGGCAGTGAAAGTAGGAGCAATGTTATCTGTTACCGTGATCGTTTGAGTTTGAGGAGCCGCAGCATTACCACAAGCATCCACAAGAGTCCAAGTACGAGTAATTATTTTAGAACCAGCACATTGACCGTTAGCCACACTATCAGTAAATGTAGCTTGTAAATCAGACGAACAGTTGTCGGCCTCATTAGTTACATCACCAGTTAGAGCTACCGATGCATCGAAAGTACAATCAGCCGTTGTGAATATTTCAGTATTCGCAGGGGCAGTGAAAGTAGGAGCAATGTTATCTGTTACTGTGATCGTTTGAGTTTGAGGAGCCGCAGCATTA
The window above is part of the Flavobacterium sp. N1994 genome. Proteins encoded here:
- a CDS encoding type IX secretion system membrane protein PorP/SprF gives rise to the protein MRTKILIFALMLTCYTGFAQQDAQFTQYMYNTININPAYAGSRGVMSIFGLHRTQWVGLDGAPVTNAFSLNTPINNSNLGIGLSLVNDRIGPTTDNTISADVSYTIPMSEDYKLSFGIKASGNMFTLDADKLDPQHLNDPNLQNYNSKLKPNFGAGLYLHSEKLYFGLSVPNFLQETKYNDNDVAVFQERMNFYAIGGYVFDLSESIKFKPAFLTKVVTGAPLQVDVSGNFLFFDKLMLGAAYRWDAAVSGLAGFQVTDGLFIGYSYDTETTHLRKYNSGSHEIFLRFELFNKVSKMVSPRFF